The genomic window CACAAAAGCCCGCAGGTCGGCAAGACCGCGCTGCAGCTCGGTAACGGAAACCCGCGTTGCCTCGGCAGACGGCGTAAGCGAGGCGGCCAGAGAGCGCAGCTGCTCCTGGACGCCGCGCACGTCCGTCGCCGTCGAGGCAGCCTGCGGCTCGAGCTGAGCAGCAAGCTGCACGAGGCGCTCCTGCACCTGACGCACCGTCTCCGCCGTTGAGGCGCCCTGCGTCGACAGGCCGCCACTGATGGCAGAGAGACTGTCGGCAAGCCACTGCGTCGTTGCCTGGTTCTGAGACACCAAGCCGCCGACGGCCTGACGCATCTGGTCGGCAGCGTACAGGCCGTCGGGGCCCGGCTGTCCCGGAACCCCACGCCTCGGCAGGCGTACCAGGACGAGCGCCAACAGCACGACCGCGACCACCAGCAGAGCGACAAGCACCACAACGGCGATGAGCACGCCGACCGGCACCTCACCAAACCCGGGAATGTCCACTATGGATTCCATGCCCTCACCTTCCCACTATCATCGCGCAGTCTTTCGCGCGCGTACGAAAAAGGGCGGCTGCACTGCCTGGAAATCCAGGCCTGCAGCCGCCCCTATGCTACGCCATGCCTCCGACAGAAATGCTCAGCTATCCGTCGGAGCAGTGCTCGCCCGTACGACGACCTCAATCCCGCTGAGGCAACGCCCCTTAATCGCCTAGCCCAGCTCGCCGGCGGCCGCGTTCATCGCGCGCACCTTCGCCTTGCGACGCTCCGTCTCCGTGAGCAGACGCTTGCGCATGCGGATGTGCTGCGGCGTGACCTCAACGAGCTCGTCGTCCGCGATGTACTCGAGCGACTCCTCGAGCGTGAACGTGCGCGGCGGCGTCAGCTGCACGGCGATGTCGGCCGTCGAGGAGCGCTGGTTGCCCAGGTTCTTCGAGCGCTCGACGTTGACGACCATGTCCCCCTCGCGCGGACGCTCGCCGACGATCATGCCTTCGTAGCACTCGTCACCGGGGCCCACGAACAGCTGACCGCGATCCTGCAGCGTGCCAAGGGCGTAGGCCACGGCCTTGCCCGTCGTCATCGAGATCATGAGGCCGTTCTTGCGGGCGTTGATATCACCAGCGTACGGACCGTACTCGAGGAACGTGTGGTACATCATCGACTCGCCGTGACTCACGTTGAGCACGCGCGTCTTCATGCCCATGAGGCCGCGCGTCGGGATCTTGAACTTGACGTTTGCACGGTCGTCGTACGTCTCCATGTGCGTCATGAGACCGCCGACGTTGCCGAACAGCTCGATGACCTTGCCGGCGTACTCGGCCGGGCCCTCAACGACGGCCTCCTCGTACGGCTCGAGCGTTTTGCCGCCTTCCTTCTTGTAGATGACCTGGGGGCGGCCGACCTGGAACTCATAGCCCTCGCGACGCATCGTCTCCATCAGGACGGAGAGGTGCAGGATGCCGCGGCCCGAGACGACGACACCGGTGTGGTCCTCCGTCTCGTTGATGGCCATCGTGATGTTGGCCTCTTTCTCCTGCATGAGGCGCTCCTTGAGCTGGCGGGCGCCCACGATGTTGTTCTGGCTCTCGCGGCCCACGAGCGGCGACGTCGAAGCCTCGAAGATGATGGAGAGCGTCGGCGGATCAACGCGCAGGGGCTCGAGGTGCTGGGGATTCTCAGGCGAGGTGTAGACGTCGCCGATGTCCGTACCCTCGACACCAACGACGGCGCAGATGTCGCCGGCGACAGCCTCGGTGCACTCCTTGCGGCCCAGGTAGTCAAACGTGTACAGCTTGCGCACGGACGCCGTTGACTCGGAACCGTCGTTCTTGATGACCTTGATCTGGTCGCCGTCGTGAATGGTGCCCGAGTAGATGCGGCCCACGCCGATACGGCCGACGAACTGCGAGTGGTCGACGTTGACAACCTGCATGGCAAGCGGAGCATCCACGTCGACATCGGGCGCCGGCATGTCGTTGACGATCATGTCGAGCAACGGATACATGTTCATGTTGTCGTCAGAGGGATCGAGACGCGCGTAGCCGTTCATGGCCGAGCAGTACACGACGTGCTCCATGGCGAACTCGAGCTGCTCGTCGTTGGCGCCCAGGTCTGCCATGAGGTCGAGGCAGTCGTTGTACGCCTTATCGGGGTCAGCGCCGGGACGATCGATCTTGTTGACGACGATCATGACGAACAGGCCGCAGCTCAGAGCGTGCTGGAGCACGAAGCGCGTCTGGGGCATCGGGCCCTCAAAGGCGTCGACGAGCAGCAAGGCGCCGTCGGCCATGCGCAGGACGCGCTCGACCTCTCCGCCGAAGTCCGCGTGGCCAGGCGTGTCGATGACGTTGATCTTGACGCCCTGGTACTCGATGGAGATGTTTTTGGCGAGGATCGTGATGCCGCGCTCGCGCTCCTGGTCGTTGGAGTCGAGGATGCGATCCTGCACCTCCTGGTTGGCGCGGAAAGCATCCGTCGCGCGCAGAAGCTTGTCGCACAGCGTTGTCTTGCCGTGGTCGACGTGCGCGATGATGGCGATATTCCTCAAATGATCCTGACGCATAGCGAGGCTACCTTTCGTGCAATAAGGCATCGGCGGATGGGCTGGTAAGTGATGGGTAGAGTTTCGTCGATAACCTACGAACTATAATCCCAATCACACGAGCAGTTCGACTTCCCCGGCTGCGGCGGGGTCCGTCCACACAAATTTTTGAGGGTGTCCCGCATGCTTGTACAGCAGGTAGGCCGAGTAACCGCTCGCCAGGCCCTGCTCACCGTACTCCACGATGAGGGCCGGGCGGTAGGCGCCCCCCTCTTCCTCGCGAATGGCGCCGTCATACGCTATGGCATAGCGCACCGGGCGTCCGGACAGCCCGTCGATGCGACGGCCCGAAGAGGCCCCCTTGCCGCGCGCAGCCGATCGCACGAGATCGTGTGCCTCGTCCAGGCACTCCTCGATATCCTCGTCCCCGTCAAGCGACAGAATGGCCTGCCCGCCTGACGCATCTTCGACCGCAACGGTGGGAACGAGCTGACCTGTCTCTCCCAGGAGGTCAAGGCCATAGTCGATAAGTGCGTCAGCCAGCGCCTCCATCTCAGCCGATATGGGCTCGGGCTCTTCAGCAGCACCCGAGCTGCGACGCTCCTGTATCATCGAGTGACCTCCTTCTCCGCGTGAGATGCGCGCGGATCGCTCTCGTCGTCTTCTTCGTCAGCATCTTCGTCGATGGGTATTTCCAGATCGTCAAGAACATCGTCCACGACGGCCGAGCCAAACGCACTCCCCGCATGCGCCGCAGCAAGCCCCGCCATACCCGTACGCTTCTCGTCCCCGTTAGGGATGCCGTCGCCGTCGAAATCGCCGTCGGGATCGTCAAGACCGAGGTCGACCCTCAGCTCATGGATGCGCTCATCTATGTCGAGCACGTGACGCTTCGTGTTGCGGCACTGCAGGTGAGCGGCCGTAAAGCCCGTTGAGCCCGCAATGGCGGCAATGGCGATGGCAGAGAACGACACAATACGCGGCGGCATAGCGCGGATATAACGCAGCACGATGAAGCCGACAACGATGCAGCACAGGATGATGACCAGGCACGTAAGTCTACGCGAGGCTTGGCCGTCGCGATACGTCAGCAGGCAAACGCGCAGGGACTCGAGTCCGTCGAGGCGGGCTTTCTTCTCCTCGTCGCTCGTGACCGAAAGCTTTTCGGGAGCCCTCTTTTTACGCCCGAACGCCGCACCGACGGCGCCTCCCGTACGGCGAGGGCCGGAAGACGATCCGGGCTTCGGTGCGCCCGTGCCGTGCGTGAGCAGAAAGTCGCGCGCCTCTTTCGTGCGGTCCAGGAGGGCGTTCACGCGCACGGCGATGTGCTCGTTGTCGGAGAAGTCCTGAGTCTCGGCCGCTTTCTGGACACCGTAGTACGCCATGCGGATGTCGGTGTCGGATGCCTGCTCGTCCAAACCGAGCACATTGAGCGCCTCGAACCTGTTCACGACGGCCCCCTTCTCACGACATACGAGCGGCTCGTTCCACGTGTGGACGTTTATGTAACGATACACCATCTGGCTGAGGTACCAGCAGAACAGGGTAAAGGGAGGCAAACGACCGGCGGGGCGAACCGAATTCCGCAAGGACAAGATCTGGCCACTATGCGGGCGCGCACAAAAAAAGGCCGAGGAATCCGCCTCGGCCCGTCAATCACACCTGGTGGAGATGATGGGGTTCGAACCCACGACCTCAGGCTTGCAAAGCCCGCGCTCTCCCAGCTGAGCTACATCCCCAGTTAGTAATAAACGTCCCAGCGGCGACTCGGCTCACGCTGGGACGTTTATTGTAAAAGAAATGGTGGGCCCGACAAGGTTCGAACTTGTGACCTTACGGTTATCAGCCGTACGCTCTGACCAACTGAGCTACGGGCCCGAAGTTCTGGATTATCATATGCAAGGAATCCCGTCAGGTCAACAACGAATTTTGAGAATTTGCCATCATCACAATTCATCACATTCTTTGGATAGAATGCGAAACGAGAGCCGTGTCGACAGAGGGGAGGGCTCGCATGATACGCGTCACGCTCGAGACTCTCGTGATGGGTGCCATCCCCGGTGCCTCCATGCTCATCCTGCGTCCCATTTCTCGCGAGGGAGAGCACGACCGCGTCCTGCCGATCTGCATAGGGCCGGTCGAGGCGGCTGCCATCGGTAAGGCCGTATCCGGCGAGCCGAGTACGCGCCCCATGACGCATGGCCTGCTGTCTACCGTCATGGGCACGCTCGGTGGCAAGCTCCAGCGCATCGTGATTACGCGCGTGCGCGGCACGGTGTTCTACGCCAACCTCCACGTGAAGCAGGGTGATGTCACCCACAAGATCGATGCCCGTCCCAGCGACGCAATCGCGCTCGCCGTGAGGCTCAAGGTACCCATGTACGTTAGCGAGGACGTCATGGAGGCAGCGAGCTTCCCCGCGTGGGTCAACGTCAAAAAAGAGCGCGACGAGGCCGAGATGCGCGAGTTCCACGACTTCGTGGAACATCTCTCCCCCAGCGACTTTACTCTATAGCTCCGGAGAGGCGGCCTGTGCTGATCCTACGTATGCCAACCGTCGATGACAGGGACGACGTGCTGTCGTTCTATCGGGAATGCGGGCTGGCCGGAGACGCATGCATCGGTCACGCCGGATACGAAGAATACGACTCCTGGCTCCTCGGGATGCAGAACAGGCATACGGGGCAGGACCTGCCGGAGGGATATGTCCAAGAGGACTTCTACCTCTGCTTCGACGGTGACCGCCTTGTTGGCGTATTCAGCCTGAAGTTCGAGCTGACCGACTATCTGCTGAACTTCGGCGGGCACGTTGGCTACGCCGTTCGCCCGTCCGTGAGAAACCGCGGCCTGGCGACGCGGATACTTCGACAGGGACTGGAGAAGGCGCGCCAGCTTGGACTTTCGCGCGTCCTGTGCGTCTGCGACGAGGACAACATCGCCTCGGAGCGCGTCATTCTCAACAACGGCGGCGTCTTCGAGAATGAGCTGTTCGATCCTGAGGAGAACGTCGCCGTGAAACGGTATTGGATCTCGCTCTAGAGGACGCGCCCGAACCTCACTGACATGCCCCGGTCGGCTTCTTGGTATTTCTGCTCGTAGGGGGTACCTCGCGGGCAAGAAATGACCTTATGTATGGGGACATTCCCGAATAGGCGATGACGTCCGGTTGCGACCTGGGAGTTTGCGCCCAGCCAGGCACGCTGACGATCGGTAGGCCATACACAGGTCCGCTTTCGGGCCACATCTCGCCCCCTGTCGCACAAAAAAGGGAGGACGGTTCGATCCCCGTCCTCCCCCTTCAATCCGAAACGCTCAGCGACCCCTACTCGGCGTCGCCCTCGGAAGCGGGCTCGTCGTCGGCACCGCTCGTGCCCTCAGACAGGCCGTCAAGCTCCTCGTCGATCGTGTCGTCCTCGCCGTCGCCCAGGTCGACCTCGTCGGGGTTCTCCGTCACGGCACCCAGGTCGAGCGCGCTCTGGCCCTCGGGCAGCGGCTTTGCAGCCTTGGGCTTGGCCTGCTTCATGCGAGCAAGCGCAGCCACCTTGTCACCCTCGGCCACATCCATGATCTTGACGCCCTGCGTCGAGCGGCCAAGTTGGCTGATGTCCTTGACCTTCACGCGGATGACGACGCCCTCGACGCTCACGATCATGAGCTCATGCTGCGGGCCCACGACCTTGAGAGCAGCGAGCAGGCCCTTCTTGATCGTCATCTGGATCGTGAACACGCCCTGGCCGCCGCGGTTCTGCTCGGGGTAGTCCGCGACGGGCGTGCGCTTGCCGTAGCCCTTCTCCGTGATGACAAACAGGTCGCCCTTGTCGTTGGAGATCTCCATGCCCAGCAGGTGAGCCCCGTCAGTCAGCGTCATACCCTTGACGCCCGACGTGGCGCGTCCCATGCCGCGGACCTGCGACTCGTCCCACTTGATGGCCTTGCCGGCATCGCTCACGAGGATAACCTTGTCGCCGGCCTGGACGCGGCGCACGGCGATGAGCTCGTCGTCGCTGCGCAGGTTGATGGCGATGATGCCGTCGCGGCGGCTGCGGCTGTACTCGCTCATGGACGTCTTCTTGACCATGCCCTCACGCGTCGCGAACATGAGGTAGTCGTCCTCGGGGAAGTCGCGCGTGTTGATGACGGCCGAGATCTTTTCGCCCTCTTCGAACGGCACGAGGTTCACGATTGCCGTACCGCGCGCCGTGCGGCTCGCCAACGGCAGCTCGTGCACCTTGAGGCGGTACACCTTGCCCTTCGTCGAGAAGAACAGCACGTACTCGTGCGTCGAGGCCACGAAGATGCGCTCGACGAAGTCGTTGTCCTTGAGGCTGACGCCCTGCATGCCCTTGCCGCCGCGGTGCTGCGAGCGATACGTTGCCACAGGCAGGCGCTTGACGTAGCCGGAGTGCGTGATCGTGACGACCATGTCCTCGTCGGCAATGAGATCCTCGACGTTGAGCTCCTTCGTGCCCTCGACGGAGATCTCCGTGCGGCGCGGATCGGCGAACTTCTCCTTGATCTCGAGCATCTCCTCCTTGATGACGCCCAGGATCTTAACGGGGTGCGCCAGCAGGTCCTCATAGTAGGCGATGGCCTTACGCAGGCCTTCGAGCTCGGCCTCGATCTTGTCGCGCTCCAGGCCGGTCAGGCGGCGCAGCTTCATCTCAAGGATGGCCGTCGTCTGCTCCTCGGAGAAGCCGAAGCGCTCGATGAGGCGCGCCGAGGCCTCCGCATCGGTCTGCGACGAGCGAATGATGGAGATGACCTCGTCGATGTGGTCGAGGGCCATGAGGTAGCCCTCGAGGATGTGGGCGCGCGCCTGGGCCTTCTTGAGGTCATAGCGCGTGCGCCTCGTCACGACGTCGACCTGGTGGTCGATGTAGTACTGGAGCATCTGGCGCAGCGTCAGCAGCTTGGGCACGCCGTTGACCAGGGCGAGGTTGATGACGCCGAACGTCGTCTGCAGGCTCGTGAACTTGTACAGGTTGTTGAGCACGACCTGTGGGATGACGTTCTGCTTGAGTTCGATGACGAGGCGCAGGCCCTTGCGGTTCGACTCGTCGCGCATGTCGGAGATGCCCTCGATGC from Coriobacteriia bacterium includes these protein-coding regions:
- the typA gene encoding translational GTPase TypA, translated to MRQDHLRNIAIIAHVDHGKTTLCDKLLRATDAFRANQEVQDRILDSNDQERERGITILAKNISIEYQGVKINVIDTPGHADFGGEVERVLRMADGALLLVDAFEGPMPQTRFVLQHALSCGLFVMIVVNKIDRPGADPDKAYNDCLDLMADLGANDEQLEFAMEHVVYCSAMNGYARLDPSDDNMNMYPLLDMIVNDMPAPDVDVDAPLAMQVVNVDHSQFVGRIGVGRIYSGTIHDGDQIKVIKNDGSESTASVRKLYTFDYLGRKECTEAVAGDICAVVGVEGTDIGDVYTSPENPQHLEPLRVDPPTLSIIFEASTSPLVGRESQNNIVGARQLKERLMQEKEANITMAINETEDHTGVVVSGRGILHLSVLMETMRREGYEFQVGRPQVIYKKEGGKTLEPYEEAVVEGPAEYAGKVIELFGNVGGLMTHMETYDDRANVKFKIPTRGLMGMKTRVLNVSHGESMMYHTFLEYGPYAGDINARKNGLMISMTTGKAVAYALGTLQDRGQLFVGPGDECYEGMIVGERPREGDMVVNVERSKNLGNQRSSTADIAVQLTPPRTFTLEESLEYIADDELVEVTPQHIRMRKRLLTETERRKAKVRAMNAAAGELG
- a CDS encoding bifunctional nuclease family protein produces the protein MIRVTLETLVMGAIPGASMLILRPISREGEHDRVLPICIGPVEAAAIGKAVSGEPSTRPMTHGLLSTVMGTLGGKLQRIVITRVRGTVFYANLHVKQGDVTHKIDARPSDAIALAVRLKVPMYVSEDVMEAASFPAWVNVKKERDEAEMREFHDFVEHLSPSDFTL
- a CDS encoding GNAT family N-acetyltransferase: MLILRMPTVDDRDDVLSFYRECGLAGDACIGHAGYEEYDSWLLGMQNRHTGQDLPEGYVQEDFYLCFDGDRLVGVFSLKFELTDYLLNFGGHVGYAVRPSVRNRGLATRILRQGLEKARQLGLSRVLCVCDEDNIASERVILNNGGVFENELFDPEENVAVKRYWISL
- the gyrA gene encoding DNA gyrase subunit A, whose product is MNTNDREGSAGLPDDLKRLLARAEGDDSDAPVYDPDAADETGDDAVSSDDDDDELEEDFGNVARGEDGGTDINGGMLQVKEFGREMKQSFIEYSMSVITARALPDVRDGLKPVHRRILYAMNESGIFPNKPHKKSAWTVGEVIGKYHPHGDSAVYDTMVRLAQWFSMRTPLIDGHGNFGNIDGDSAAAMRYTESRLAKPAMELLRDLQKDTVDWQPNYDESLREPSVLPARFPNLLVNGCNGIAVGMATNIPTHNLGEAIDATCMLIDNPEATTDELMTVLPGPDFPTGALIMGTSGIRDAYETGRGSITVRAKAHVETTKTGRNRLVFTEIPYQVNKGMLQEKIAQLVNEKRIEGISDMRDESNRKGLRLVIELKQNVIPQVVLNNLYKFTSLQTTFGVINLALVNGVPKLLTLRQMLQYYIDHQVDVVTRRTRYDLKKAQARAHILEGYLMALDHIDEVISIIRSSQTDAEASARLIERFGFSEEQTTAILEMKLRRLTGLERDKIEAELEGLRKAIAYYEDLLAHPVKILGVIKEEMLEIKEKFADPRRTEISVEGTKELNVEDLIADEDMVVTITHSGYVKRLPVATYRSQHRGGKGMQGVSLKDNDFVERIFVASTHEYVLFFSTKGKVYRLKVHELPLASRTARGTAIVNLVPFEEGEKISAVINTRDFPEDDYLMFATREGMVKKTSMSEYSRSRRDGIIAINLRSDDELIAVRRVQAGDKVILVSDAGKAIKWDESQVRGMGRATSGVKGMTLTDGAHLLGMEISNDKGDLFVITEKGYGKRTPVADYPEQNRGGQGVFTIQMTIKKGLLAALKVVGPQHELMIVSVEGVVIRVKVKDISQLGRSTQGVKIMDVAEGDKVAALARMKQAKPKAAKPLPEGQSALDLGAVTENPDEVDLGDGEDDTIDEELDGLSEGTSGADDEPASEGDAE